Proteins encoded by one window of Companilactobacillus ginsenosidimutans:
- a CDS encoding UDP-glucose--hexose-1-phosphate uridylyltransferase, whose amino-acid sequence MNDIEKFVEYIIDSNTNFQDIDRIYLINRIKGLVGDDTTSDSHTVDPLKIRDALVLDAVNNGRIPDTPGDRERTGDRIMDFATPIPSAVNEFFWNLYSNDPEMATNYFYTLCCKNDYVKTSAIKKNISYTSPTNFGDIEITINLSKPEKDPKAIAAAKDNVSNNYPKCQLCMENEGYQGRPGYPSRANHRIIRFQLGGETWGFQYSPYAYFKEHAIFLSEKHEPMVINQHTFANLLDIVKLFPQYFVGSNADLPIVGGSMLSHEHYQGGRHTFPMMNAPIEKVIDVGDSGVTAGIVKWPLSTIRLQSKNTDKLITAATKIHDTWKDYSNENVDVRAYTNNVRHHTTTPIAYKKDDMYVLDIVLRDNQTSQQYPDGIFHPHQDVQHIKQENIGLIEVMGRAILPPRLKPELHEVEKYLLDEPNNIAKYHQVWADEIKQNNNIKKDNVEEIVDNQVAKVFARVLEDAGVFKWNEAGQAAFTKFTDLLKED is encoded by the coding sequence GGTGACGATACCACTTCGGATTCGCATACTGTTGATCCTTTGAAGATCCGGGACGCACTTGTTTTAGATGCAGTAAATAATGGAAGAATTCCTGATACTCCTGGTGATCGAGAGCGGACTGGTGATCGAATTATGGATTTTGCCACGCCTATCCCCTCTGCTGTAAATGAATTTTTCTGGAACTTATATTCGAATGATCCAGAAATGGCGACGAATTATTTTTACACACTTTGTTGTAAAAATGACTATGTAAAGACTTCAGCCATTAAGAAAAATATTTCATATACTTCTCCAACTAACTTTGGTGACATTGAAATAACTATCAATTTATCTAAACCTGAAAAGGATCCAAAGGCAATTGCAGCAGCAAAAGATAATGTTTCAAATAACTATCCTAAATGCCAATTGTGTATGGAAAATGAAGGATACCAGGGGCGTCCTGGATATCCTTCAAGAGCCAACCATCGTATTATTCGTTTCCAATTAGGTGGTGAAACCTGGGGATTTCAATATTCTCCTTATGCATATTTCAAAGAACACGCAATTTTCTTATCTGAAAAGCATGAGCCAATGGTTATCAACCAGCATACTTTTGCAAATCTATTAGATATCGTTAAGCTGTTTCCTCAATATTTTGTCGGAAGTAATGCCGACCTACCAATTGTTGGTGGTTCAATGTTATCGCATGAACATTATCAAGGCGGCCGTCACACTTTCCCAATGATGAACGCTCCAATTGAAAAAGTTATCGATGTTGGTGATTCTGGTGTAACGGCTGGTATCGTTAAATGGCCACTTTCAACTATCAGACTACAATCTAAGAACACCGATAAGCTGATTACTGCAGCCACCAAAATTCATGATACATGGAAAGACTATTCAAATGAAAATGTGGATGTCCGCGCATATACCAATAATGTTAGGCATCATACTACTACCCCAATCGCATATAAAAAAGATGATATGTACGTATTAGATATTGTTCTACGTGACAATCAAACTTCGCAGCAATATCCGGACGGAATTTTCCATCCACATCAAGATGTTCAACATATTAAGCAGGAAAACATTGGCTTGATTGAAGTTATGGGGCGCGCAATTTTGCCACCTAGACTTAAGCCTGAATTGCATGAAGTTGAAAAATATTTACTAGATGAACCAAACAATATTGCCAAATATCACCAAGTTTGGGCAGATGAAATAAAACAAAATAACAACATTAAAAAAGATAATGTTGAAGAAATTGTCGATAACCAAGTCGCCAAAGTTTTTGCTCGTGTGCTTGAAGATGCTGGTGTTTTCAAATGGAATGAAGCTGGCCAGGCTGCATTTACAAAATTTACTGATTTGCTCAAGGAGGATTAA